One Psychrobacillus glaciei genomic region harbors:
- the topA gene encoding type I DNA topoisomerase — protein MSDYLVIVESPAKAKTIERYLGKKYKVKASIGHVIDLPRSKMGVDVENDYEPKYITIRGKGPVLQDLKKAAKKVKKVYLAADPDREGEAIAWHLAQALNVDIESDCRVVFNEITKDAILESFKHPRPIDMDLVDAQQARRILDRLVGYNISPILWKKVKKGLSAGRVQSVALRLIIDRENEITNFIPEEYWTIEGQFEKGKKSFDALYYGSEKVKVKLTNEKEVKEVLDGMKGKKFEVTNVVKKERKRNPAASFTTSSLQQEAARKLNYRARKTMMLAQQLYEGIDLGKKEGTVGLITYMRTDSTRISDTAKAEAHAFIQNEYGSEYITSRNAEKQSKKAQDAHEAVRPTSVLRTPDQVKAILSKDQYRLYKLIWERFIASQMESAILDTVAVDMKNGDAVFRANGSQVKFPGFMKVYVEGSDDQTDDKDKLLPVLEVGDIVKSLAIDPKQHFTQPPPRYSEARLVKTLEELGIGRPSTYAPTLDTIQKRGYVALETKRFVPTELGTIVHKLVLEFFPNVLNIEFTAQMEKDLDSVEEGQVKWVQVIDGFYQDFAKHVEHADAEMEKIVIKDEPTGEDCEKCGSPMVYKLGRFGKFMACSNFPDCRNTKAIVKEIGVPCPSCGEGQIVERKSKTKRIFYGCDRYPTCDFVSWDKPINRPCPKCNDKLVEKKLKKGIQIQCVSCDYKEDPQS, from the coding sequence ATGTCGGATTATTTAGTAATAGTGGAATCGCCAGCAAAGGCAAAGACAATTGAACGGTATTTAGGAAAAAAATATAAAGTAAAGGCATCCATCGGTCATGTAATCGATTTACCAAGAAGTAAAATGGGTGTAGATGTTGAAAATGACTATGAACCAAAATATATTACTATACGAGGAAAAGGCCCTGTATTACAAGATTTAAAAAAAGCTGCTAAAAAAGTGAAGAAAGTCTATCTCGCAGCTGACCCTGACAGAGAAGGGGAAGCAATTGCGTGGCATTTAGCTCAAGCATTAAACGTAGACATCGAATCGGATTGTCGTGTTGTATTTAACGAAATTACAAAAGATGCAATATTAGAATCTTTTAAACACCCAAGGCCTATTGATATGGATTTAGTAGATGCTCAGCAAGCTAGAAGAATATTAGACCGACTTGTTGGATATAACATAAGTCCTATTTTATGGAAAAAAGTAAAGAAAGGTCTTTCGGCAGGTAGAGTTCAATCTGTAGCTTTACGTTTAATTATCGATCGTGAAAATGAAATAACTAATTTTATACCGGAAGAATATTGGACAATTGAAGGGCAATTTGAAAAAGGCAAAAAGTCCTTTGATGCACTATACTACGGTTCTGAAAAAGTAAAAGTAAAACTTACGAACGAAAAAGAGGTTAAAGAAGTATTAGACGGTATGAAAGGTAAAAAGTTTGAAGTGACCAATGTGGTAAAAAAAGAGAGAAAAAGAAACCCTGCGGCATCCTTCACAACTTCTTCTCTTCAACAAGAGGCAGCAAGAAAGCTAAATTATAGAGCAAGAAAAACAATGATGCTCGCTCAACAATTATATGAAGGTATCGACTTAGGGAAAAAAGAAGGAACTGTTGGTCTAATAACTTATATGAGGACAGATTCTACAAGGATTTCGGATACCGCAAAAGCTGAAGCTCATGCGTTTATTCAAAATGAATATGGCAGCGAATACATTACATCAAGAAATGCCGAGAAACAATCTAAAAAAGCACAAGATGCACATGAAGCGGTTAGACCAACAAGTGTTTTAAGAACACCAGATCAAGTAAAAGCGATTCTATCTAAAGATCAGTACCGTTTATACAAATTGATTTGGGAGCGTTTCATCGCGAGTCAAATGGAATCTGCAATACTAGATACTGTTGCGGTAGATATGAAAAATGGAGATGCGGTGTTCCGTGCAAACGGTTCACAAGTGAAATTTCCGGGATTCATGAAAGTATATGTAGAAGGTTCTGACGATCAAACCGACGATAAAGACAAATTACTACCTGTGTTAGAGGTCGGAGATATAGTGAAATCATTAGCTATCGATCCCAAACAACATTTTACACAGCCGCCACCAAGATATTCAGAGGCAAGATTAGTAAAAACGCTTGAAGAACTGGGTATTGGTAGGCCTTCTACATATGCTCCAACTCTGGATACCATTCAAAAAAGGGGCTATGTTGCTTTAGAAACAAAACGTTTTGTACCAACAGAGCTGGGAACGATTGTTCATAAACTAGTTTTAGAATTTTTTCCTAATGTATTGAATATTGAGTTTACGGCACAAATGGAAAAAGACTTAGATAGTGTAGAAGAGGGACAAGTTAAATGGGTTCAAGTAATTGACGGGTTTTATCAAGACTTTGCGAAACATGTGGAGCATGCAGATGCTGAAATGGAGAAAATCGTCATTAAAGATGAACCAACAGGAGAAGATTGTGAAAAATGCGGCTCTCCAATGGTTTATAAATTAGGACGATTTGGCAAATTTATGGCTTGTAGTAATTTCCCAGATTGCCGGAATACGAAAGCAATTGTAAAAGAGATTGGTGTACCTTGCCCATCTTGTGGAGAAGGACAAATTGTAGAACGTAAAAGTAAAACGAAACGAATTTTTTATGGTTGTGACCGATATCCGACATGTGATTTTGTATCATGGGATAAGCCGATAAATAGACCATGTCCAAAATGTAATGATAAGTTAGTAGAAAAGAAATTGAAAAAAGGCATACAAATTCAATGTGTTTCTTGTGATTACAAAGAAGATCCACAGAGTTAA
- a CDS encoding EscU/YscU/HrcU family type III secretion system export apparatus switch protein yields the protein MTDEKHARKEAVALSYKPGIIQAPTVVAKGKGKIAENILLKAKEHNVPIQEDPSLVELLGQLDINQSIPEELYQAVAEVFSFVYKLDKEKSKNTTSVDLD from the coding sequence ATGACAGATGAAAAACATGCACGAAAAGAAGCGGTTGCTTTAAGTTATAAACCAGGTATTATACAAGCACCAACGGTTGTAGCGAAAGGGAAAGGGAAAATAGCTGAAAATATTTTACTCAAGGCAAAAGAGCATAATGTGCCGATTCAAGAGGATCCAAGTTTAGTAGAACTTCTGGGGCAATTGGATATTAATCAATCTATTCCGGAAGAGTTGTATCAGGCGGTAGCTGAGGTGTTTTCATTCGTTTATAAATTGGATAAAGAAAAAAGTAAAAACACCACTTCTGTTGATTTGGACTAA
- the sucD gene encoding succinate--CoA ligase subunit alpha, translating into MGVYINKDTKVIVQGITGSTALFHTKQMLEYGTKIVAGVTPGKGGTEVEGVPVFNTVEDAVKATGANVSVIYVPAPFAADAIMEAVDAELDMTICITEHIPVLDMVNVKRYMEGKKTRLVGPNCPGVITADECKIGIMPGYIHTKGHVGVVSRSGTLTYEAVHQLTQAGIGQTTAVGIGGDPVNGTNFIDALTAFNADEETYAVVMIGEIGGTAEEEAAAWIKANMTKPVIGFIGGQTAPEGKRMGHAGAIISGGQGTAEGKIKAMKEAGMKVAATPSVIGETLIEAIKEAGLYDACKTH; encoded by the coding sequence ATGGGCGTATATATTAATAAGGATACGAAAGTAATCGTTCAAGGAATTACGGGCTCAACTGCTCTTTTCCATACAAAACAAATGCTTGAATATGGTACTAAGATCGTTGCTGGGGTTACACCTGGTAAAGGTGGTACTGAAGTTGAAGGCGTACCAGTTTTTAATACAGTAGAAGACGCTGTAAAAGCAACTGGCGCAAACGTTTCTGTCATCTATGTACCAGCTCCTTTTGCTGCTGATGCAATTATGGAAGCGGTAGATGCTGAACTAGATATGACAATCTGTATAACAGAACATATCCCAGTACTAGACATGGTTAACGTGAAACGTTACATGGAAGGTAAGAAAACTCGTTTAGTTGGACCAAACTGCCCAGGTGTTATTACTGCAGATGAATGTAAAATTGGTATTATGCCAGGATATATTCATACAAAAGGTCATGTAGGTGTTGTATCCCGTTCTGGTACATTGACTTATGAAGCTGTTCATCAGTTAACGCAAGCTGGTATTGGACAAACAACTGCTGTAGGTATTGGTGGAGATCCAGTAAATGGAACTAACTTTATCGATGCTTTAACTGCATTCAATGCAGATGAAGAAACATACGCAGTTGTTATGATTGGTGAAATTGGTGGTACTGCTGAAGAAGAAGCAGCGGCATGGATCAAAGCTAATATGACAAAACCTGTAATTGGATTCATCGGTGGTCAAACAGCTCCAGAAGGAAAACGTATGGGTCACGCTGGTGCAATTATCTCAGGTGGTCAAGGTACTGCTGAAGGTAAAATTAAAGCAATGAAAGAAGCAGGAATGAAAGTTGCTGCTACACCATCTGTAATCGGTGAAACTTTAATTGAAGCAATTAAAGAAGCAGGTCTTTACGACGCTTGTAAAACACATTAA
- the hslV gene encoding ATP-dependent protease subunit HslV: MAGAGIHATTIFAVSHNGSYAMAGDGQVTLGNQVVMKHTAKKVRRLFNGKVIAGFAGSVADAFTLFEMFEGKLLEYNGNLQRASVELAKQWRGDKMLRQLEAMLLVMDNKNLLLVSGTGEVIEPDDGILAIGSGGNYALAAGRALKQYAGEKMTAEEIAKAALTTAADICVFTNHQIIVEVLGE, translated from the coding sequence TTGGCTGGAGCTGGAATACATGCAACTACAATTTTTGCGGTAAGTCATAATGGAAGTTATGCAATGGCAGGGGACGGACAGGTCACTTTAGGTAATCAAGTTGTTATGAAGCATACCGCGAAAAAAGTTAGAAGATTATTTAATGGTAAAGTAATAGCAGGGTTTGCCGGTTCCGTTGCAGATGCTTTTACATTATTTGAAATGTTCGAAGGTAAACTATTAGAGTATAATGGGAATCTTCAGCGTGCGTCCGTTGAATTAGCAAAACAATGGAGAGGGGATAAAATGTTACGTCAACTGGAAGCAATGCTTTTAGTAATGGACAATAAAAATTTATTACTAGTTTCTGGAACTGGTGAAGTAATTGAGCCAGATGATGGTATACTTGCTATTGGCTCTGGAGGAAACTATGCATTAGCAGCAGGAAGGGCATTAAAGCAATATGCTGGGGAAAAAATGACTGCTGAAGAAATAGCAAAGGCAGCTCTAACAACTGCTGCTGATATTTGCGTATTTACAAATCATCAAATAATTGTGGAGGTATTAGGTGAATGA
- the dprA gene encoding DNA-processing protein DprA, whose protein sequence is MNHTDERWMNRFLALHYVFPVPLNKIEPLIEFDPTLFRLAKMQTNKLSEILKISQKRAIQLKEMYLKFVETPFLQIYEKHQITPIIYTNPNYPLSLKNLYDPPAVLYVKGDISLLNVAKKIAIIGSRDATEYSENSIKLILPPLIEQNFVIVSGLAKGADTMAHEITIQLGGKTIAVLGTGLFHTYPKENEGLAERMSKNHLLVTEYPPYITPKKWNFPMRNRIISGLSQGVVITEAKEKSGTVSTMEHALENGKEIFAIPGAIDSPLSAGPHLLILEGAKPIWNGYQILEELCDNEQINN, encoded by the coding sequence ATGAATCATACAGATGAACGATGGATGAACCGTTTTCTAGCCTTGCACTATGTATTTCCAGTTCCTTTAAACAAAATCGAACCGCTAATTGAGTTTGATCCCACCTTATTCCGATTAGCAAAAATGCAAACGAATAAACTTTCAGAGATTCTAAAGATTTCACAAAAACGTGCAATACAACTGAAAGAAATGTATCTGAAATTTGTAGAAACCCCATTTCTACAAATCTATGAAAAACATCAAATAACCCCAATTATATATACCAATCCCAATTATCCATTAAGTTTAAAAAATCTCTATGATCCACCTGCAGTCCTATATGTTAAAGGCGATATTAGTCTTTTAAATGTGGCAAAAAAAATAGCAATAATCGGGTCCAGAGATGCTACGGAGTACTCTGAAAATAGTATAAAATTGATATTACCTCCATTGATAGAACAAAATTTCGTTATCGTAAGTGGTCTTGCAAAAGGAGCGGATACGATGGCACATGAAATCACTATCCAACTCGGAGGGAAAACAATTGCCGTACTAGGTACGGGGTTATTCCATACTTATCCAAAAGAAAATGAAGGATTAGCAGAAAGAATGTCGAAAAATCATTTATTAGTGACAGAATATCCTCCTTATATAACACCTAAAAAGTGGAACTTTCCAATGAGAAATCGGATAATCAGTGGGTTATCACAAGGAGTTGTTATTACAGAAGCAAAAGAGAAGAGTGGAACAGTTTCTACAATGGAACATGCTTTGGAAAATGGAAAAGAAATATTCGCTATTCCAGGCGCAATAGATTCACCACTATCTGCAGGACCACATTTGCTTATTTTAGAAGGAGCAAAGCCTATTTGGAACGGATATCAAATTCTTGAAGAATTATGTGATAATGAACAAATAAACAATTAA
- the xerC gene encoding tyrosine recombinase XerC, translating into MIGLIELHSFIDYIQLEKNYSNLTVHEYDKDIEQFLLFLEREGVSHLNEVEYVHARLFVTTLYEKKLARTSISRKISSVRSFYKFLHKEYNIRDEAFQSLYHPKKEEKLPHFFYEEEMEKLFEANKGTDLLSLRNMALLELLYATGIRVSELISIEMSHIDKSYGIVRVMGKGRKERYVPVGDYALLAVEEYVEKSRFKLMKYTSHSFLFVNSRGHHLTTSGVRHILNEMIKKASMHTTIYPHMLRHTFATHLLNNGADLRSVQELLGHSHLTSTQIYTHVTKEHLRKTYMNAHPRA; encoded by the coding sequence ATGATTGGATTAATTGAATTACATTCATTTATTGATTATATTCAATTAGAGAAAAATTACTCAAATCTTACAGTCCATGAGTACGACAAAGATATTGAACAGTTTTTACTTTTTCTAGAAAGAGAAGGTGTAAGTCATTTAAATGAAGTAGAATATGTTCACGCGCGATTATTTGTTACAACTCTTTATGAAAAAAAATTAGCGAGAACTTCTATTTCAAGAAAGATTTCATCCGTTCGTTCTTTTTACAAGTTTTTACACAAAGAATACAATATAAGAGACGAAGCCTTTCAATCGTTATATCATCCGAAGAAAGAGGAGAAATTACCTCATTTCTTTTATGAGGAAGAAATGGAAAAACTGTTCGAAGCAAACAAAGGGACAGATCTACTTTCTTTGAGAAATATGGCATTACTCGAATTACTATATGCAACTGGCATTCGGGTAAGCGAACTTATTTCGATCGAAATGAGTCATATTGATAAGAGTTATGGGATTGTTCGTGTAATGGGAAAGGGAAGAAAAGAGCGGTATGTTCCTGTTGGCGATTATGCACTATTAGCAGTGGAAGAATATGTAGAAAAAAGCAGGTTTAAGTTAATGAAGTATACGTCCCACTCTTTTCTTTTTGTAAATAGCAGAGGTCATCATTTAACCACAAGTGGTGTTAGACATATTCTAAACGAAATGATAAAGAAAGCGTCTATGCACACGACAATATATCCTCATATGCTTCGACATACATTTGCTACGCATTTATTAAACAATGGTGCAGATTTAAGAAGTGTGCAAGAATTGTTAGGGCATTCCCATTTAACTTCTACTCAAATTTATACACATGTAACAAAGGAACATTTAAGAAAAACGTATATGAACGCTCATCCTAGGGCATAA
- the sucC gene encoding ADP-forming succinate--CoA ligase subunit beta, translated as MNIHEYQGKQLLRQYGVAVSNGIVAFSPEEAVKAAKELGSSVIVVKAQIHAGGRGKAGGVKIAKNLDEVREYAKELLGKVLVTHQTGPEGKEIKRLLIEEGSDIKKEYYVGLVLDRATSRVTLMGSEEGGMDIEEVAANNPEKLFYEEIDPVVGLTGFQARRMAFKMNIPAKLVNKAAKFMLGLYQVYKEKDASIVEINPLVVTNDDNVLALDAKFNFDANALYRHADILEMRDYDEEDAKEIEASKYDLSYISLDGNIGCMVNGAGLAMATMDTISYYGGSPANFLDVGGGATAEKVTEAFKIILSDVNVKGIFVNIFGGIMKCDVIAEGVIIAAKEVGLAVPLVVRLEGTNVDLGKKLLNESGLNIIAADSMADGAQKIVNLVG; from the coding sequence ATGAATATCCATGAATATCAAGGTAAACAACTCCTCAGACAATATGGCGTAGCAGTTTCTAACGGGATTGTAGCTTTCTCACCTGAAGAGGCAGTTAAAGCAGCGAAAGAGTTAGGCTCAAGCGTTATTGTTGTTAAAGCACAAATTCACGCAGGTGGTCGTGGTAAAGCTGGTGGGGTAAAAATCGCGAAAAATTTAGATGAAGTACGTGAATACGCGAAGGAACTATTAGGAAAAGTGTTAGTTACACACCAAACTGGTCCTGAAGGTAAAGAAATTAAACGTTTACTGATCGAAGAAGGTAGCGATATCAAGAAGGAATATTATGTAGGTTTAGTATTAGACCGTGCAACTTCTCGTGTAACTTTAATGGGCTCTGAAGAGGGCGGTATGGATATCGAAGAAGTAGCAGCAAATAATCCTGAGAAATTATTCTACGAAGAAATCGATCCAGTTGTAGGCTTAACAGGCTTCCAAGCTCGTCGTATGGCTTTTAAAATGAATATACCAGCTAAACTTGTAAACAAAGCAGCTAAGTTCATGCTTGGTTTATATCAAGTTTATAAAGAAAAAGATGCTTCTATTGTTGAAATTAATCCGTTAGTAGTTACTAACGATGACAACGTATTAGCACTTGATGCAAAATTCAACTTCGATGCAAATGCTTTATATCGTCATGCTGATATTCTTGAAATGCGTGATTATGATGAAGAAGATGCAAAAGAAATCGAAGCTTCTAAATATGACTTAAGCTATATTTCTTTAGATGGAAATATCGGTTGTATGGTTAATGGAGCAGGACTAGCTATGGCAACAATGGATACGATTAGCTATTACGGCGGTTCACCCGCAAACTTCCTTGACGTTGGGGGCGGTGCTACAGCTGAAAAAGTAACGGAAGCATTCAAAATCATTCTTTCAGATGTAAACGTAAAAGGTATTTTCGTTAATATCTTTGGTGGTATCATGAAATGTGACGTAATCGCAGAAGGTGTTATTATTGCTGCGAAAGAAGTTGGTCTTGCTGTGCCGTTAGTAGTACGTTTAGAAGGTACGAATGTTGACTTAGGTAAAAAATTATTAAATGAATCTGGCTTAAATATTATTGCTGCTGACTCTATGGCAGACGGTGCTCAAAAAATCGTTAATCTTGTAGGATAA
- a CDS encoding IS3 family transposase (programmed frameshift): MGKNVYTSEIKWAVVKEKMSGKLTTKEIMEKYGIKNKSQVETWMRWYRANEIHRFDQPIGKQYTFGHGPDFKSEEEKKDTQMNHLKMENEILKKVFGNDKGVEKHIVLQIVEKFRKNYTVSVILSALEIPRSSFYRWLAEGVEKILTLAEEAIIELCKKTKYRNGHRKIKALLKRDYGIKLDRNTVQKTMQKFHLQCKVKQKRKWKSQGESVVIAPNVLNRNFIASKPNEKWVTDITYIQYGSVTLYLSTIMDLYNNEIVTYKLYNHQQTPLVMDTLREALIARGNPQGVIVHSDQGSVYTSYAYQNALKENHLVSSMSRRGNCWDNAVIESFHSSLKTEEFSLAKFNSLSNVSVVQRIDEYIHHYNEERIQEKLGYLTPKEFGIAAA; the protein is encoded by the exons ATGGGCAAAAACGTGTATACAAGCGAGATTAAATGGGCAGTCGTCAAAGAAAAAATGAGTGGTAAACTAACAACGAAAGAAATTATGGAGAAATACGGAATTAAGAATAAATCTCAAGTTGAGACATGGATGAGATGGTATAGAGCGAATGAAATTCATCGTTTTGACCAACCGATTGGGAAACAATATACGTTTGGGCATGGGCCTGATTTTAAAAGTGAAGAAGAGAAGAAAGATACGCAGATGAACCATTTAAAAATGGAGAATGAGATTCTAA AAAAAGTATTTGGAAATGATAAAGGAGTTGAAAAACACATAGTTCTTCAAATCGTGGAAAAGTTCCGGAAAAACTATACAGTAAGTGTCATTTTATCAGCCTTAGAAATACCACGTTCCAGCTTTTATCGTTGGTTAGCTGAAGGTGTTGAGAAGATTTTAACCTTAGCAGAAGAAGCAATCATCGAACTATGCAAGAAAACGAAATACCGCAATGGTCATCGTAAAATAAAGGCGTTATTGAAAAGAGATTATGGAATTAAATTAGACCGCAATACCGTTCAGAAAACCATGCAAAAGTTTCATCTTCAATGCAAAGTAAAGCAAAAAAGAAAATGGAAATCTCAAGGTGAGTCAGTAGTAATTGCCCCAAATGTATTGAATCGTAACTTTATAGCTAGTAAACCGAACGAAAAATGGGTAACGGATATTACGTATATTCAATATGGTAGCGTCACATTATATCTTTCGACGATCATGGATTTATATAACAATGAAATTGTCACTTATAAGCTTTATAATCACCAACAGACTCCGTTAGTCATGGATACGTTGCGTGAAGCGTTAATAGCTCGCGGAAACCCCCAAGGAGTTATTGTTCATTCTGATCAAGGAAGTGTCTATACATCGTATGCTTATCAAAATGCCTTGAAGGAAAACCATTTAGTTAGCAGTATGTCCAGACGTGGAAACTGTTGGGATAATGCAGTAATTGAGTCCTTTCATTCTAGTTTAAAAACAGAAGAGTTTAGCCTAGCCAAGTTTAATTCATTAAGTAATGTCAGTGTTGTGCAAAGAATTGACGAGTATATTCATCATTACAATGAAGAACGGATCCAAGAAAAATTAGGCTACCTTACGCCAAAAGAATTTGGCATTGCGGCAGCCTAA
- the trmFO gene encoding FADH(2)-oxidizing methylenetetrahydrofolate--tRNA-(uracil(54)-C(5))-methyltransferase TrmFO produces the protein MTEIVNVIGAGLAGSEAAWQIAKRGIKVRLFEMRPVKQTPAHHTDKFAELVCSNSLRANNLTNAVGVIKEEMRILDSLIIHAADNSSVPAGGALAVDRHDFAGRVTDTIRNHPLIEIVNEEVTEIPEGITVIATGPLTSPALAEKVKDITGQAYLYFYDAAAPIVEKDSIDMDKVYLKSRYDKGEAAYLNCPMTEEEFNRFYDALIAAEVVPLKEFEKEIYFEGCMPVEVMAGRGRKTLLFGPMKPVGLEDPKTGKRPYAVVQLRQDDAAGTLYNIVGFQTHLKWGPQKEVLQLIPGLENVEIVRYGVMHRNTFINSPTVLQPTYQLKANQQIFFAGQMTGVEGYVESAGSGLLAGINAARFVKGEELIVFPSETALGSMARYITEANPKNFQPMNINFGLFPELQPKVRDKKLRTEQLANRALKTIQNFVINESI, from the coding sequence ATGACTGAAATAGTAAACGTGATAGGTGCTGGACTTGCAGGAAGCGAGGCAGCTTGGCAAATTGCGAAGCGGGGTATAAAGGTTCGTCTTTTTGAAATGCGACCTGTTAAACAAACTCCAGCTCATCATACAGATAAATTTGCAGAACTAGTTTGTTCTAATTCGCTACGTGCAAATAATTTGACAAACGCTGTTGGTGTTATTAAAGAAGAAATGCGTATATTGGATTCTCTTATTATTCATGCTGCAGACAACAGTAGCGTGCCCGCCGGAGGTGCATTAGCTGTTGATAGACATGATTTTGCTGGAAGAGTTACGGATACGATACGTAATCATCCTTTAATTGAAATTGTAAACGAAGAAGTAACGGAAATCCCAGAAGGAATAACGGTCATTGCAACAGGGCCATTAACTTCTCCGGCTTTAGCGGAAAAAGTAAAAGATATAACAGGCCAAGCTTATTTGTACTTTTATGATGCCGCAGCTCCAATTGTGGAAAAAGACAGTATTGACATGGACAAAGTATATTTGAAATCGCGTTACGATAAAGGGGAAGCGGCTTACTTAAACTGTCCAATGACAGAAGAGGAATTCAATCGTTTTTATGACGCACTTATTGCAGCAGAGGTTGTTCCGTTAAAAGAATTTGAAAAAGAAATCTACTTCGAAGGATGTATGCCAGTAGAAGTAATGGCTGGAAGAGGTCGAAAAACATTATTATTTGGACCCATGAAGCCGGTTGGTCTCGAAGATCCAAAAACAGGAAAGCGACCATATGCAGTTGTTCAACTAAGACAAGATGATGCTGCTGGTACACTATATAATATTGTTGGATTTCAAACGCATTTAAAATGGGGACCACAAAAAGAAGTATTGCAACTAATACCGGGTCTAGAAAACGTAGAGATTGTTCGATATGGTGTTATGCATCGTAATACGTTCATTAACTCACCTACTGTACTACAACCAACTTACCAACTAAAAGCAAACCAACAAATTTTCTTTGCAGGTCAGATGACTGGTGTGGAAGGATATGTAGAGTCTGCGGGGAGTGGTTTACTTGCTGGCATTAATGCGGCTAGATTTGTAAAAGGGGAAGAATTAATCGTATTCCCGAGCGAAACAGCTCTAGGTAGTATGGCTAGATATATTACAGAAGCAAATCCGAAAAATTTTCAACCAATGAATATTAACTTTGGCCTATTCCCAGAGCTCCAACCAAAAGTTAGAGATAAAAAATTGAGAACCGAGCAATTAGCAAATCGCGCATTAAAAACAATTCAAAATTTTGTGATAAATGAATCGATTTAA